DNA from Streptomyces sp. NBC_01476:
CACCCTGCGGGCCGCGGCCGTCGTGCAGGACCTGCTGGTGGAGGGCCAGGACACCGCCTCCGCCGCGCTGCTGGTGGAGGCGAGCACCCCGGAGCTGTCCGGGCTGCGCATCAACACCCGCTCCGCGGTGGGTCTGGAGGTGCGGGACGGCGCCCGCCCGACCGTACGGCGCTGCTCGGTGGACAATCCGGCCGGGCTCGGCATCAGCGTGCTGGAGGGCGCGGGCGGCCTCTTCGAGGAGTGCGAGGTGGTCGCGGCCGGCCAGAGCGGTGTCGCGGTACGCGGCGGGGCCGGGCCGCGGCTGGAGCGCTGCCGGGTGCACCACACCTCGGGGGCCGGGATCGCGGTGACCGGTGAGAACAGTTCGCTGGAGGCCGTGGGCTGCGAGGTCTTCGAGATCCGCGGCACCGGCGTGCAGGTCTCGGCCCGGGCCACCGGCCACTTCACCGACTGCCAGGTGCACCGCACCACCGGGGACGGCATCACGCTGGACACCGACGGGGTGCTCACCCTCGCCGACTGCGACATCCACGACATCCCGGAGAACGCGGTCGATCTGCGGGCCCGTTCGGTGCTCACCCTGACCCGCTGCACGGTCCGCCGTTTCGGCCGCAACGGCCTGTCGGTCTGGGACCCGGGGACCCGGGTGGACGCCGACAGCTGCGAGATCCACGACAGCACCGGTGACTATCCGGCGGTGTGGGTGAGCGACGGCGCGGTGGCCATACTGGATTCCTGCCGGGTGCACGACGTGCCCGACGCCCTGTTCGTACTGGACCGCGGCTCGCGGGCGGACGTGGTGGACAGCGACTTCAGCCAGATCCGTAACACCGCGGTGTCGGTGAGCGACGGCGCGGACATCCAGCTCGACGACTGCCGGATCAGCAAGGCCGCGACCGGTGCCTGGTTCCGCGACCACGGCAGTGGCGGCACCCTCGCCCAGGTCACCATCGACGAGACCGCGACCGGCGTGATCGTCACCAAGGGCGCGGATCCGGCGCTGGAGCGCGTCACGGTCACCAACCCGGTGGAGTCCGGGGTCTACGTCTCCGCGGAGGGCCGCGGCACCTTCACCGACTGCCGGGTCACCGGCAGCCGCGGCTACGGCTTCCACATCATCGACGGCTGCCGCTCCACGCTGACCCGGTGCCGTACCGAGCGCTGCGCCCGCGGCGGTTACGAGTTCGCCGAGCCGGGGCCGGTCACCGAGGAGTGCACCAGCGACCAGGCGGCGCCCGCCGAACTCCCGCTCCCCGTGCCGGCCGGCCTGCCGGCCGACGGCGGTGTGCTCGGGCACGCGACCGCGGCGCAGTCCTACGGCCTGCTCAGCGGCGTACCCGAACAGCGGCCCGCCGAGCCGCAGCCCGCGCCGCCCGCCCGGGAGAGTGAGCAGGTGCTGGGCGACCTCGACGCGCTGGTCGGTCTTGACAGCGTCAAGCGCGAGGTGCGCACCCTGATCGATCTGATCTCGGTGGGCCGGCGCCGTGAACAGGCCGGGCTCAAGGCGCCCTCGGCGCGCCGGCATCTGGTCTTCACCGGCTCCCCCGGCACCGGCAAGACGACCGTGGCACGGCTCTACGGCGAGATCCTGGCCTCGCTCGGCGTGCTGGAGCGCGGGCACCTGGTGGAGGTGTCCCGGGTCGACCTGGTGGGCGAGCACATCGGCTCCACCGCGATCCGCACCCAGGAGGCGTTCGACCGGGCCCGCGGCGGGGTGCTCTTCATCGACGAGGCGTACGCGCTGGCGCCCGAGGACGCGGGGCGGGACTTCGGCCGGGAGGCCATCGACACCCTGGTGAAGCTGATGGAGGACCACCGGGACGCGGTGGTGGTGATCGTGGCCGGCTACACCGAGGAGATGGCCCGCTTCCTGGCCTCCAACCCCGGGGTGGCGTCACGTTTCTCACGGACCATCACCTTCGGCGACTACTCCTCGCAGGAGTTGCTGCGGATCGTGGAGTCGCAGGCCGCCGAGCACCAGTACCGGCTCGGCGACGACACCGGGGACGCGCTGCTGAAGTACTTCACGGCGCTGCCGAAGGGGCCGGCCTTCGGCAACGGCAGGTCGGCGCGGCAGACGTTCGAGGCGATGGTGGAGCGGCACGCGGTACGGCTGGCACATGTCGCCGAGCCCACCCACGAGGAGCTGCAGCTGCTCTACCCGGAGGATCTGCCGGAGCTGCCCTGAGCCGGCCCCGGCTGGGCGGGCACCGCGCCGGGCGGCGCCGGGCCCAGCCGGCCGAGCAGTGCGGCCCGCTGGGCGGCGAAGGCCGGGTCGGCCTGGAAGTCGGAGTGGCCGAGGATCGGTTCGGGCAGCGGGTGCCCGGTGCTGCGGCCGTAGGCGGCCGGGTCAAGCAGCGGCCCGCAGTCGACGCGGCTCCCCGCGGGCGTGTCCGCGGCCACGATGTCCACCGGGCCGCCGATCGGGTCGGTGCGCCGCCACAGATTGCACCAGGTGTGCATGTCGTCGTGGAGCGCGCGCAGCCGGGCGGGGCCGAAGTGGGCCGGGAACCAGCGGCCGTAGAGCCGGGCCAGCGGGCAGCCGTAGGTGAGCAGCGCGACCCGGCCGCGTACCGCCGGATCGAGCTGCCAGACCGCGGCGGCGGCCAGCACGCTGCCCTGGGAGTGCCCGGAGAGCACGATCCGGCCGCCGGTCAGCGCGGTCCAGGACGCCATCCGCCAGCTGAGGTCGGGCACCACGCGCTCGGCGTAGCAGGGCGGTGCGAAGGGGTGGGCGGCGCGCGGCCAGAAGGTGCCGACGTCCCAGAGGATGCCGACGGTACGGCGGGCGGAGGCGTCCTGATAGGCACGGCGGCCCAGCGCGATCAGCGCCACGACGCCGGCGCCCACCAGCCAGGAGCCGAGCGCCTGGGCGGTGTCGGCGACGGCGGCGAGCGGCCCCGGCGCCCCGTCGGTGACCTCACCGGGGGTGCCGCCGCCGGCCCAGGCCCCGGCGACCGCCCCGCCGCCCAGCACGAAGCCCGCCGCGCACACCACGGCGATCAGCAGCGGGGCGCGGTCGGTGAGCCCGGCGCGGGCGATGGCGGCGGCGATCTGCCCGGTGCGGACCGGGTGGTGCTGCTCGCCGGGGTAGAGCGCCTCGACC
Protein-coding regions in this window:
- a CDS encoding right-handed parallel beta-helix repeat-containing protein → MAHGVVQVTNQNSSRWRRRTGEYETLAAALEAAGDGDVLSVSPGTYRENLVLDRPVTLRCADGPGTVRIAPASGVALTLRAAAVVQDLLVEGQDTASAALLVEASTPELSGLRINTRSAVGLEVRDGARPTVRRCSVDNPAGLGISVLEGAGGLFEECEVVAAGQSGVAVRGGAGPRLERCRVHHTSGAGIAVTGENSSLEAVGCEVFEIRGTGVQVSARATGHFTDCQVHRTTGDGITLDTDGVLTLADCDIHDIPENAVDLRARSVLTLTRCTVRRFGRNGLSVWDPGTRVDADSCEIHDSTGDYPAVWVSDGAVAILDSCRVHDVPDALFVLDRGSRADVVDSDFSQIRNTAVSVSDGADIQLDDCRISKAATGAWFRDHGSGGTLAQVTIDETATGVIVTKGADPALERVTVTNPVESGVYVSAEGRGTFTDCRVTGSRGYGFHIIDGCRSTLTRCRTERCARGGYEFAEPGPVTEECTSDQAAPAELPLPVPAGLPADGGVLGHATAAQSYGLLSGVPEQRPAEPQPAPPARESEQVLGDLDALVGLDSVKREVRTLIDLISVGRRREQAGLKAPSARRHLVFTGSPGTGKTTVARLYGEILASLGVLERGHLVEVSRVDLVGEHIGSTAIRTQEAFDRARGGVLFIDEAYALAPEDAGRDFGREAIDTLVKLMEDHRDAVVVIVAGYTEEMARFLASNPGVASRFSRTITFGDYSSQELLRIVESQAAEHQYRLGDDTGDALLKYFTALPKGPAFGNGRSARQTFEAMVERHAVRLAHVAEPTHEELQLLYPEDLPELP